From the genome of Scytonema hofmannii PCC 7110, one region includes:
- a CDS encoding ABC transporter substrate-binding protein: MFYQQRVFSSVVLMLTLSCYVTLAIAFSTRSNSQNAAPANLSNVTLRVAKYKGGWDLQLKLAGLDKFAYQVKYSEFTGGNLMLQAINANAIDIASASEIPPIFAVNSQASVKIIATTKGPTVGQVVLVPKNSKAKTIADLKGKKVGYVKATTAHYFLIRMLEQVGLTIKDVNAIPLSIPDGLSAFRKGELDAWATYGYSIPQAKKDGARVLKSAKDILSGNFVIIAAPSAITDPNKKAAISDFLCRIKKSQVWRDSNIRTWSKSYASAISVDEDIVYQDAQEGLQQRRFELLPISKGAISSQQKVADTFYKAGVIPSKVNVQPLWDNTFNEAISKCS; this comes from the coding sequence GTGTTTTACCAGCAAAGAGTCTTTTCAAGTGTCGTGTTAATGTTGACTCTCAGTTGCTATGTAACGTTGGCGATCGCATTTAGTACTCGTAGCAATTCCCAAAATGCCGCGCCTGCCAATTTATCAAACGTAACGCTACGTGTCGCTAAGTATAAAGGTGGTTGGGATCTCCAGCTTAAACTAGCTGGGCTAGATAAGTTTGCCTATCAAGTTAAGTACTCAGAATTTACAGGCGGAAATTTGATGTTACAAGCAATCAACGCAAATGCAATTGATATTGCATCCGCCAGTGAAATACCACCCATTTTTGCAGTTAACTCCCAAGCGTCAGTAAAAATAATTGCGACCACCAAAGGACCAACTGTAGGGCAAGTTGTACTAGTACCAAAAAACTCTAAGGCAAAAACAATCGCCGATCTCAAAGGTAAAAAGGTGGGTTACGTCAAGGCTACAACAGCTCACTATTTCCTAATTCGGATGTTGGAACAAGTCGGTTTGACAATCAAGGATGTCAATGCCATTCCTTTGTCTATCCCCGATGGGCTTTCTGCCTTCAGAAAAGGAGAGCTTGATGCTTGGGCGACTTACGGTTACTCAATTCCACAAGCCAAGAAAGATGGTGCTAGGGTTCTCAAGTCAGCAAAGGATATTTTGAGCGGCAATTTTGTCATTATAGCAGCACCTAGTGCCATCACCGATCCAAATAAAAAGGCAGCAATTTCCGATTTTCTCTGTCGAATTAAAAAATCTCAAGTTTGGCGCGACTCCAATATCAGAACATGGTCAAAAAGCTATGCGTCTGCTATTAGTGTTGATGAAGATATTGTCTACCAAGATGCCCAAGAAGGATTACAACAGCGTCGTTTTGAGTTGTTACCCATATCAAAAGGTGCGATCTCATCTCAGCAAAAGGTTGCAGATACTTT